From a region of the Helianthus annuus cultivar XRQ/B chromosome 5, HanXRQr2.0-SUNRISE, whole genome shotgun sequence genome:
- the LOC110941932 gene encoding protein yippee-like At4g27740 produces MDDHPLYSCNRCRSPIALRHNLLSKDFKARSGQAYMFSEVMNVVLGEKREQQLITGRFVVADVYCSNCKEVLGWKYLKSFNDSQRYKLGRFIIEKAKVLKEYS; encoded by the exons ATGGATGATCATCCCTTGTACAGCTGCAACCGTTGCCGAAGTCCCATTGCGCTTCGTCACAACCTTCTTTCTAAAGATTTCAAG GCAAGATCCGGGCAAGCGTATATGTTTTCAGAGGTGATGAACGTTGTGTTAGGGGAAAAGAGAGAGCAACAACTGATAACGGGGCGGTTTGTGGTGGCAGATGTGTATTGCAGCAACTGCAAGGAGGTGTTGGGGTGGAAGTACCTGAAATCTTTCAATGATTCACAAAGATACAAACTTGGAAGATTCATCATCGAGAAAGCCAAAGTTCTCAAGGAATACTCTTGA